One genomic window of Campylobacter fetus subsp. fetus includes the following:
- a CDS encoding DUF4198 domain-containing protein, producing the protein MKAKFLAASAILTLFCTSSFAHFGVVIPSSSTVNDEKEAKMSITYRFTHPFEQMMMNMEKPVETGVFVDGKKNPISNLTEKKDGKMSYYTANYEVKNPGMYQFYVDPKPYFEAAEDKFIRHITKTVVNAYGFGEGWDSPIGLKAEIVPISRPYGLYKGNLFSGIVLYKGERAKNVMVEVEYYNTKGLKAPSEDFITQEVKTNELGEFSFAMPLAGWWGFSALIDDDETIKKDGKTYPVELGSVIWVETKEY; encoded by the coding sequence ATGAAAGCTAAATTTCTAGCAGCGTCTGCAATCTTAACTCTATTTTGTACAAGTTCGTTTGCACATTTTGGAGTAGTGATCCCTTCTAGCTCGACCGTAAATGATGAAAAAGAAGCGAAAATGAGTATAACTTATAGATTTACTCATCCGTTTGAACAGATGATGATGAATATGGAAAAACCGGTTGAAACAGGAGTATTTGTAGATGGGAAGAAAAATCCAATATCAAATTTAACCGAGAAAAAAGATGGTAAAATGAGTTATTATACTGCAAATTACGAAGTAAAAAATCCCGGAATGTATCAATTTTATGTTGATCCAAAGCCGTATTTCGAAGCGGCTGAAGATAAGTTTATAAGACATATTACAAAAACAGTTGTAAATGCTTACGGATTTGGCGAGGGCTGGGATAGTCCTATTGGCTTAAAAGCCGAAATAGTACCTATTAGTAGACCTTATGGATTATATAAAGGAAATCTGTTTTCAGGAATAGTTTTATATAAAGGAGAAAGAGCCAAAAATGTCATGGTTGAGGTTGAATACTACAACACGAAAGGCTTAAAGGCACCTTCTGAGGATTTTATCACACAAGAAGTAAAAACAAATGAGCTTGGAGAATTTAGTTTTGCTATGCCTCTTGCTGGCTGGTGGGGATTTTCAGCTTTAATAGATGATGATGAGACTATTAAAAAAGACGGTAAAACTTATCCGGTTGAACTTGGCAGTGTTATTTGGGTCGAAACTAAAGAGTATTAG
- the cbiM gene encoding cobalt transporter CbiM, with protein MHISEGVLKPEIIVPAAVIGGIWIAYLLYKLKFNDIPKIACMSAMFFIASFIHIPIGPTSIHLILSGLIGAFLGFNAGLAIFAALLLQALLFGYGGITVLGVNLLMIASPAVLGFYFLKLSFKKFRVLNWFLVGFVPIFVSSLILSLVLALNGNEFLPVATLAFVSNLALMAIEGVISLFGISFIYKVNKDLLK; from the coding sequence ATGCATATCAGCGAAGGAGTATTAAAACCAGAGATCATAGTTCCAGCAGCTGTGATAGGGGGTATTTGGATAGCGTATCTACTATATAAATTGAAGTTTAATGATATTCCTAAGATAGCTTGTATGAGCGCTATGTTTTTCATAGCGTCTTTTATACACATTCCGATTGGTCCGACTTCAATTCACTTAATTTTGAGCGGTTTGATCGGGGCTTTCTTAGGATTCAATGCAGGTTTGGCGATATTTGCAGCTTTACTTTTACAAGCTTTGTTATTTGGATATGGCGGTATAACCGTGTTAGGAGTAAATCTTTTGATGATAGCGTCTCCCGCCGTACTTGGATTTTATTTTTTAAAACTTTCATTCAAAAAATTTAGAGTTTTAAATTGGTTTTTAGTCGGATTTGTGCCTATTTTCGTATCATCTTTGATTTTAAGCTTAGTTTTGGCATTAAACGGAAATGAGTTTTTGCCGGTTGCGACTTTGGCTTTTGTTTCGAATTTAGCTCTTATGGCGATAGAAGGAGTTATATCTCTGTTTGGAATATCTTTTATTTATAAAGTAAATAAGGACTTATTAAAATGA